In Aspergillus nidulans FGSC A4 chromosome II, a single window of DNA contains:
- a CDS encoding ankyrin repeat domain-containing protein (transcript_id=CADANIAT00004699): MYIWHLLGKSGDSGCSELGHGVVDSGSWAVDPADFSIVAIIVARFDDLGVTYALPAADVFGDIIRNIGLKTEFMLGDKRTLLSKALKQGRNELVCELLLSPAMNINLLHNEVLRVESEGGHEKVAKLLLEKRADVNASNGVALRSAAAHGHAKIVQLLLEHGADVNVFHGYSLRLLQHGAMKGLSSSC; the protein is encoded by the exons ATGTATATCTGGCACTTGCTTGGGAAATCAGGAGATAGTGGATGTTCGGAGCTTGGACATGGTGTTGT TGACTCAGGTTCCTGGGCTGTCGATCCTGCTGACTTCTCAATAGTTGCAATTATTGTGGCTAGATTTGATGATCTTGGCGTAACCTACGCGCTGCCAGCTGCCGATGTCTTTGGGGACATTATACGGAATATAGGTCTTAAGACAGAGTTTATGTTGGGGGACAAAAGAACCCTTCTATCAAAAGCATTGAAACAAGGAAGGAACGAACTTGTTTGCGAACTTTTGTTATCCCCAGCCATGAATATCAACTTGCTTCATAACGAAGTTTTGCGGGTGGAATCTGAAGGGGGCCATGAGAAAGTCGCCAAGCTactgctggagaagagggcTGATGTCAATGCTTCCAATGGAGTTGCTCTGCGGAGTGCTGCAGCACATGGCCATGCGAAGATCGTCCAGCTCTTGTTGGAGCATGGAGCGGATGTTAATGTATTTCATGGATATTCTctgcggttgctgcagcACGGGGCCATGAAAGGATTGTCCAGCTCTTGCTAG